A genomic segment from Pseudomonas mendocina encodes:
- a CDS encoding NAD(P)/FAD-dependent oxidoreductase produces MSQSFSTDVLIVGGGIAGLWLNARLRQQGFATVLVERGSLGGGQSLKSQGIIHGGAKYALHGALTGASEAIADMPRRWREALAGSGELDLSGVRILSDAHYLWSPGTLAGNLTSFFASKAVRGRVDQVKGEQLPPALQHPKFKGKVYRLAELVLDVPSLIARLAELAGDGLLAAERIEPLREDDELCGLVVDGREIRAQRVVLSAGAGNADLLAALGVEQPAQQLRPLHMVLAKGPALKPLYAHCLGGGPKPRVTVTTHPAADGQWVWYLGGDLAEADGVARDEAAQVQAAQKEMAALLPWVDQSQTRWATLRVDRAEPAQSGLVRPDNAFLAEQKRLLVGWPTKLALAPDFADRVLATLQREQVQPAGHAPLPELPHPPLGQPVWEALLP; encoded by the coding sequence ATGTCCCAGTCTTTCAGCACCGATGTCCTGATCGTCGGCGGCGGTATCGCCGGCCTCTGGCTCAACGCGCGCCTGCGTCAGCAGGGCTTCGCCACCGTACTGGTTGAGCGTGGCAGCCTGGGCGGCGGGCAAAGCCTGAAGTCGCAGGGCATCATCCATGGTGGCGCCAAGTACGCTCTGCACGGTGCGCTGACTGGTGCTTCCGAAGCCATCGCCGATATGCCGCGGCGCTGGCGCGAGGCGTTGGCTGGCTCGGGCGAGCTGGACCTCTCCGGCGTGCGCATCCTCTCCGATGCCCATTATCTGTGGTCCCCAGGCACTCTTGCCGGCAACCTCACCAGCTTCTTCGCCAGCAAGGCGGTGCGTGGTCGGGTCGATCAGGTCAAGGGTGAGCAATTGCCGCCGGCGTTGCAGCATCCGAAGTTCAAGGGCAAGGTCTATCGCCTGGCCGAGCTGGTGCTCGACGTACCGAGCCTGATCGCGCGCCTGGCCGAGCTGGCTGGCGATGGTCTGTTGGCCGCCGAGCGTATCGAACCGCTGCGTGAGGACGATGAGCTGTGTGGTCTGGTCGTCGATGGTCGCGAGATTCGCGCGCAGCGCGTGGTGCTCAGTGCGGGGGCCGGCAACGCCGATTTGCTCGCCGCACTGGGCGTTGAACAGCCCGCGCAGCAACTGCGTCCATTGCATATGGTGCTGGCCAAGGGGCCGGCGCTGAAGCCGCTGTACGCGCATTGCCTCGGTGGTGGGCCGAAGCCACGGGTGACCGTGACTACCCATCCGGCGGCCGATGGCCAGTGGGTCTGGTATCTCGGCGGTGATCTGGCTGAAGCCGATGGCGTCGCGCGTGATGAAGCCGCTCAGGTCCAGGCGGCGCAGAAGGAGATGGCCGCGTTGCTGCCCTGGGTCGACCAGAGCCAGACCCGTTGGGCCACGCTGCGTGTTGATCGTGCCGAACCCGCGCAGTCAGGACTGGTGCGCCCGGACAATGCCTTTCTCGCTGAACAGAAGCGCTTGCTGGTGGGCTGGCCGACCAAGCTGGCGCTGGCGCCGGACTTTGCCGATCGCGTGCTGGCCACGCTGCAGCGCGAGCAGGTGCAGCCGGCCGGCCATGCGCCGCTGCCCGAGCTGCCGCACCCGCCGCTGGGTCAGCCAGTCTGGGAGGCGCTGCTGCCATGA
- a CDS encoding rhodanese-like domain-containing protein has translation MSAFDNLPLVIEPAELAERLDAADLILLDLSSAARYAAGHIPGARWVDAKRTQLGQPPAPGLLPDRAQLEALFADLGHRAEATYVVYDDEGGPWAGRFIWLLDVIGHQHYHFLNGGLQAWVGDGLALSQDVPAITRTEVMLTLSDAPTATRDYLQSRLDAADLAIWDVRGADEYRGEKLSSARGGHIPGATHFEWTAGMDPQRGMRIRSDIGEILQGLGITPDKEVITHCQTHRRSGFSYVVAKALGYPRVKAYAGSWSEWGNLPDTPIER, from the coding sequence ATGTCCGCCTTCGACAATCTACCTCTGGTGATCGAACCGGCCGAACTGGCCGAGCGCCTGGACGCGGCCGACCTGATCCTGCTCGACCTCAGCAGCGCGGCGCGCTATGCCGCCGGTCACATCCCGGGAGCGCGCTGGGTCGATGCCAAGCGCACGCAACTGGGCCAACCGCCCGCCCCCGGCCTGCTGCCCGACCGAGCGCAGCTCGAAGCACTGTTCGCGGATCTCGGCCACCGGGCCGAGGCCACTTACGTGGTCTACGACGACGAGGGTGGTCCCTGGGCCGGCCGCTTCATCTGGCTACTCGACGTGATCGGCCATCAGCATTACCACTTCCTCAACGGCGGCCTGCAGGCCTGGGTCGGCGACGGACTTGCACTGAGCCAGGATGTGCCCGCCATCACCCGCACCGAAGTGATGCTGACACTGAGCGATGCCCCCACCGCCACCCGCGATTACCTGCAATCACGCCTGGATGCAGCCGACCTCGCCATCTGGGACGTGCGCGGCGCCGACGAGTACCGCGGCGAGAAGCTGAGTTCGGCGCGCGGCGGTCACATCCCCGGCGCCACCCATTTCGAATGGACCGCGGGCATGGACCCTCAACGCGGCATGCGCATCCGCAGTGATATCGGCGAAATCCTGCAAGGTCTGGGCATCACACCGGACAAGGAAGTGATCACTCACTGCCAGACCCATCGCCGCTCCGGCTTCAGCTACGTGGTGGCCAAGGCGCTCGGCTATCCGCGCGTGAAGGCCTATGCCGGCTCGTGGTCGGAATGGGGCAATCTGCCCGACACGCCCATCGAGCGCTGA
- the serB gene encoding phosphoserine phosphatase SerB — MREIVLINITGEDRPGLTAAITGVLAQGGVNILDIGQAVIHDTLSFGILIEIPDNGRSQSVLKDLLFTAYELDQQVRFTPVSEDDYRQWVGGQGKARHIVTLLTRKVSAEQLQRVSAITAKYGLNIDHIDRLSGRMPLDMPAEQGKGCIEFSVRGEPADPVALRAEFLSVAQELNVDIAFQRDSVFRRNRRLAVFDMDSTLIEAEVIDELAKAAGVGEQVAEITERAMRGELDFRASFKERLGLLQGLSEDVLEEIGASLRLTEGAEVLFAELKRLGYKTAILSGGFTYFAKQLQAKLGIDYVFANELQIENGKVTGVAVEPIVDAQRKADLLRELAQKEGLQLEQTIAVGDGANDLPMLGLAGLGVAFRAKPLVKQSAKQAISTLGLDGILYLLGFRDREGQE, encoded by the coding sequence TTGCGCGAAATCGTCCTGATCAATATCACCGGCGAAGACCGCCCCGGACTCACTGCAGCCATCACCGGTGTGCTGGCTCAGGGCGGGGTGAACATCCTCGATATCGGTCAGGCGGTGATCCACGACACCCTGTCGTTCGGCATCCTCATCGAGATTCCGGATAACGGCCGCTCCCAATCCGTGCTCAAGGATCTGTTGTTCACCGCCTACGAGCTGGATCAGCAGGTGCGTTTCACTCCGGTTTCCGAAGATGACTACCGCCAGTGGGTCGGTGGCCAGGGCAAGGCCCGCCATATCGTTACCCTGCTGACGCGCAAGGTCAGTGCCGAACAGCTGCAGCGGGTCAGCGCGATTACCGCCAAGTACGGCTTGAACATCGATCATATCGACCGCCTTTCCGGGCGTATGCCGCTGGACATGCCGGCCGAGCAGGGCAAGGGCTGCATCGAGTTTTCCGTGCGTGGCGAGCCGGCTGATCCGGTCGCCCTGCGTGCCGAATTTCTCAGCGTGGCACAGGAGCTCAACGTCGACATCGCCTTCCAGCGCGACTCGGTGTTCCGCCGCAATCGCCGTCTCGCGGTATTCGACATGGACTCGACGCTGATCGAAGCCGAGGTGATCGACGAGCTGGCCAAGGCCGCCGGTGTCGGTGAGCAGGTCGCCGAGATCACCGAGCGGGCCATGCGCGGCGAGCTGGATTTCCGCGCCAGCTTCAAGGAGCGCCTGGGCTTGCTGCAGGGGCTGTCGGAGGACGTGCTGGAGGAGATCGGTGCGTCCCTGCGCCTGACCGAAGGTGCCGAGGTATTGTTCGCCGAGCTCAAGCGGCTGGGCTACAAGACTGCGATCCTCTCTGGTGGCTTTACCTACTTCGCCAAGCAGCTGCAGGCCAAGCTGGGCATCGACTACGTGTTCGCCAATGAGCTGCAGATCGAGAACGGCAAGGTCACCGGTGTGGCCGTAGAGCCCATCGTCGATGCTCAGCGCAAGGCCGATCTGCTGCGCGAGCTGGCGCAGAAGGAAGGCCTGCAGCTGGAGCAGACCATCGCGGTCGGCGATGGCGCCAACGACCTGCCGATGCTTGGCCTGGCCGGCCTCGGGGTGGCGTTCCGTGCCAAGCCGCTGGTCAAGCAGTCAGCCAAGCAGGCAATTTCCACCCTCGGTCTGGACGGCATTCTTTATCTGCTGGGCTTTCGTGATCGCGAGGGGCAGGAATAA
- a CDS encoding EAL domain-containing response regulator has product MAIDKKTIRLLILEDSQNEAERLVSLFRNAGHATRVHRLTSSDDLAESLQQTWDLLICAPSSEHLEPSEAITAIRRQAKDIPVIQLVEDNDSEMITEALLFGAQDALPQGEDERLVLVAKRELANLEERRARRAAEVALREAEKRCQLLLESSVDAITYVHDGMHIYANRAYLELFSYEDGEELEGMPMIDLIASADHGAFKDFLKNYQSAEGHAELNCQGVRADGSSFAAQMSFSPATYDGEPCIQVVIRAETSNAELEEKLREISSQDLVTGLFNRNHFLELMDNAAERAVSTGQPSTLAYIRVDRYAGMQGEIGLAGIDMLLTDLAGLLRAHFPVETQLARFGDDVFAALLPGQTPEQCQANLAALLKKVEGHLFDVSGRTVQTTLSVGVAGLSEKTAKAQEVIDRAHRCADELSDGNAIKLFNPADELAAAANRGNLLAMVQQALENNSFRLLFQPIISLRGDAHEHYEVLLRLLNPQGEEVPPAQFLAAAKDAGLGEKIDRWVILNSIKLLADHRSKGHNTRLFVHLSSASLQDQTLLPWLSVALKAARLPSDSLVFQFSEPDAITYLKQAKVLTQGLAELHCKVALSQFGCALNPFNTLKHLQVDFVKVDGSFSQDLSNADNQEALKTLLSSLHAQAKLTIVPFVESASVLATLWQAGVNFIQGYYLQGPSQSMDYDFSAGDE; this is encoded by the coding sequence ATGGCCATCGATAAAAAAACCATCCGCCTGCTGATTCTCGAAGACTCGCAGAACGAAGCAGAGCGCCTGGTCAGTCTGTTCCGCAACGCAGGGCACGCCACGCGCGTGCATCGCCTGACCTCCAGCGACGACCTTGCTGAAAGCCTGCAACAGACCTGGGACTTGCTGATCTGCGCCCCCAGTAGCGAGCACTTAGAACCCAGCGAGGCGATAACCGCCATTCGCCGCCAGGCCAAGGACATCCCGGTCATCCAACTGGTCGAGGACAACGACTCGGAGATGATCACCGAAGCCCTGCTGTTCGGTGCACAGGACGCCCTACCGCAAGGCGAAGACGAACGCCTGGTACTGGTGGCCAAGCGCGAGCTCGCCAACCTCGAAGAGCGTCGCGCCCGTCGTGCTGCGGAAGTGGCACTGCGTGAAGCGGAAAAGCGCTGCCAACTGCTGCTCGAAAGCTCGGTGGACGCCATCACCTACGTCCATGACGGCATGCATATCTATGCCAACCGCGCATATCTTGAGCTGTTCAGCTACGAGGATGGCGAAGAGCTCGAAGGCATGCCGATGATCGACCTGATCGCCAGTGCCGATCACGGGGCGTTCAAGGATTTCCTGAAGAACTACCAAAGCGCCGAAGGCCACGCCGAGCTCAACTGCCAGGGTGTACGCGCCGACGGCAGCAGCTTCGCCGCGCAAATGAGCTTCTCTCCCGCCACCTACGATGGCGAGCCGTGCATTCAGGTGGTTATCCGCGCGGAAACCTCCAACGCCGAGCTGGAAGAGAAGCTTCGCGAGATCAGCAGCCAGGACCTGGTCACCGGCCTGTTCAACCGCAATCACTTCCTCGAGCTGATGGACAACGCTGCCGAGCGCGCCGTCAGCACCGGCCAACCCTCGACGCTGGCGTATATCCGGGTCGACCGCTACGCCGGCATGCAGGGCGAAATCGGCCTGGCCGGCATCGACATGCTGCTGACCGACCTGGCCGGCCTGCTGCGCGCGCATTTCCCGGTGGAGACCCAGCTGGCCCGCTTCGGTGACGACGTGTTCGCCGCCCTGCTGCCGGGCCAGACGCCCGAGCAGTGCCAGGCCAACCTGGCGGCCCTGTTGAAGAAGGTCGAAGGCCATCTGTTCGATGTCAGCGGCCGTACCGTACAGACCACGCTTTCAGTCGGTGTGGCGGGCCTCAGCGAGAAAACCGCCAAGGCGCAGGAAGTCATCGATCGCGCGCACCGCTGCGCCGACGAGCTCAGCGACGGCAACGCCATCAAGCTGTTCAACCCGGCCGATGAGCTGGCCGCAGCCGCCAACCGCGGCAACCTGCTGGCGATGGTGCAGCAGGCACTGGAGAACAACAGCTTCCGCCTGCTGTTCCAGCCAATCATCAGCCTGCGTGGCGACGCCCACGAACATTACGAAGTGCTGCTGCGCCTGCTCAACCCACAGGGCGAAGAGGTGCCGCCGGCGCAGTTCCTCGCCGCGGCCAAGGACGCGGGCCTGGGCGAGAAAATCGACCGCTGGGTGATCCTCAACTCGATCAAGCTGCTGGCCGACCACCGCTCCAAAGGCCACAACACCCGCCTGTTCGTGCACCTGTCCAGCGCCAGCCTGCAGGATCAGACCTTGTTGCCCTGGCTAAGCGTGGCCCTCAAGGCCGCTCGCCTGCCATCGGATTCACTGGTGTTCCAGTTCAGCGAGCCCGATGCCATTACCTACCTGAAACAGGCCAAGGTGCTGACCCAGGGCCTGGCGGAGCTGCACTGCAAGGTCGCTCTGAGCCAGTTCGGCTGCGCCCTGAACCCGTTCAACACGCTCAAGCACCTGCAGGTGGACTTCGTCAAAGTCGACGGCTCGTTCTCCCAAGACCTGAGCAACGCCGACAATCAGGAAGCGCTGAAAACCCTGCTCAGCAGCCTGCATGCCCAGGCCAAGCTGACCATCGTGCCGTTCGTCGAGAGCGCCAGCGTGCTGGCCACGTTGTGGCAGGCCGGGGTCAACTTCATTCAGGGCTACTACCTACAGGGGCCGAGCCAGTCGATGGACTACGACTTCTCGGCCGGTGACGAATAA
- a CDS encoding HDOD domain-containing protein, translating to MSTSKSLPRTLDAWVQLLGKLPLPIEQQQHLRLRRILADSRKTWREIAEAIESSPSFALQVLREANQSNNSLSDPAESVETALSRLGLSRCEALLNQAPALPESEIPLAFRQILLISQHASQQARGLFGARLARLWNELHGCSLLFLAPIWPLLCAHPQLLEAWEQRVLLKGERPAAVEKDLLGVSLIQLCVKLSERWRLPEWIVRGYRLLERDRRQLVKALHIARDNEHPLHQQQMLDDDTPLRHWLTQPSNCVLLANGLAVSAHHAWDTAHSLRWQRLTGLYLQIPLSELQQEVHQHAVSSARLIHDAALWHPAQALIWPWDAHRLKPAVTTAPPPKRDDLAAWRQHCARLLAEPSSFANVSQLTACARDALQACGLKRVLLMLADRHHTRLQTQQQAGLDASAASLSLDPTQSQVLKRLLSEPGQLRMTPSNIAQFSALLPGNLKALFPSEHLLLRSLASNGRVVMLVVADQGGQPLNDVSLQAFGKTVQCIERALGCFSRRGR from the coding sequence ATGTCGACGTCAAAGTCCCTGCCACGCACGTTGGACGCCTGGGTGCAACTACTGGGCAAGCTGCCACTGCCAATCGAGCAGCAGCAGCATTTGCGCCTGCGTCGCATCCTGGCCGACAGCCGCAAAACCTGGCGCGAGATCGCCGAGGCGATCGAGTCGAGCCCGTCCTTCGCCCTGCAGGTGCTGCGCGAAGCCAACCAGTCGAACAACAGCCTCAGCGATCCGGCCGAAAGCGTCGAAACTGCCCTGTCGCGACTGGGCCTGAGCCGCTGCGAAGCACTGCTCAATCAGGCACCGGCGCTGCCCGAGAGCGAAATCCCCCTGGCGTTTCGCCAGATCCTGCTGATCAGTCAGCATGCCAGCCAACAGGCTCGTGGCCTGTTCGGCGCACGCCTGGCACGTCTTTGGAACGAGCTGCATGGCTGCAGCCTGCTGTTTCTTGCACCGATCTGGCCGCTGCTGTGCGCCCACCCGCAACTGCTCGAAGCATGGGAACAGCGGGTGCTGCTCAAGGGCGAACGACCGGCGGCAGTGGAGAAGGACCTGCTGGGCGTCAGCCTGATCCAGCTGTGCGTCAAGCTGTCTGAACGCTGGCGCCTGCCGGAGTGGATCGTGCGCGGCTATCGCCTGCTGGAGCGCGACCGCCGCCAGTTGGTCAAGGCATTGCACATCGCCCGTGATAACGAGCACCCCCTGCATCAACAGCAGATGCTCGACGACGATACACCCCTGCGTCACTGGCTCACCCAGCCAAGCAATTGCGTATTGCTGGCCAACGGCCTGGCGGTGTCGGCCCACCATGCCTGGGACACCGCGCACAGCCTGCGCTGGCAACGTCTTACCGGGCTGTATCTGCAGATTCCACTGAGCGAGCTGCAGCAGGAGGTACACCAGCATGCCGTCAGCAGCGCCCGCCTGATCCATGACGCTGCGCTTTGGCATCCGGCCCAGGCACTGATCTGGCCGTGGGACGCCCACCGACTGAAGCCGGCCGTCACCACTGCACCTCCGCCCAAACGTGATGACCTTGCCGCCTGGCGGCAGCATTGCGCGCGCCTGCTGGCCGAACCCAGTAGCTTCGCCAATGTGTCGCAACTGACCGCATGCGCCCGTGACGCGTTGCAAGCCTGCGGCCTGAAGCGCGTCCTGCTGATGCTCGCCGATCGTCATCACACCCGCCTGCAGACACAGCAACAGGCGGGCCTCGATGCCAGCGCAGCGAGCCTCAGCCTCGATCCGACACAGAGCCAGGTCTTGAAACGACTGCTCAGCGAGCCAGGCCAACTGCGTATGACGCCCAGCAACATCGCGCAGTTTTCCGCCTTGCTGCCGGGCAACCTAAAGGCCCTGTTCCCTAGCGAGCATCTGCTGCTGCGCTCTCTCGCCAGCAATGGTCGCGTGGTAATGCTGGTCGTGGCCGACCAGGGCGGCCAGCCACTCAATGACGTCAGCCTGCAGGCTTTCGGCAAGACCGTGCAGTGCATCGAGCGCGCGCTGGGCTGCTTTTCCAGACGCGGACGCTGA
- a CDS encoding AhpA/YtjB family protein has translation MNRPAPVKPDNFFIMIFHALRQRRVPLVLRIASHSLLLVALAMVIYAWVMGMQFKQAMQQQADALGQALITQTAASATELLVSNDILSLNVLLSNLAKNPLVAHAAIYSVDSRILAEAGPRPTRSVLGETEGLYSTSITFQEVMAGQLRISLDMSQFQQPMTISLQSMGILSLILLALTLSLSMRLGRHISTPLLQMRLWLRDPDDPAPGAGRNDEIGDLARQLQARLVPEKPEPEPELDDEPLLDDVDDYLPEENDEPVDVPQKRSTEHEFDETDLHEDDDEQLKPWPDSIEPDDPFADLRDDAEPAEPAPAAKAPRQSQASAVLAIQLGAQEQLRRLPRTRLLDLLDRYRGCLEQAAALYQGQLHTLKDGSSLMLFHERECGEDYLTHAICCGELMRALGHALQIEVADSGITLQLQLGLTLGSDLEELGQAELLLSDSALDALALSQHSRNLLLVEQRVAQDALARQRARIRPIASPEGASCVERLLDPYPALLERQLTRMHDSRAH, from the coding sequence GTGAACCGGCCCGCGCCCGTCAAACCCGACAATTTCTTCATCATGATCTTCCACGCGCTGCGCCAGCGGCGGGTGCCTCTGGTGCTGCGCATCGCCAGCCACAGCCTGTTGCTGGTGGCGCTGGCGATGGTCATCTATGCCTGGGTCATGGGCATGCAGTTCAAGCAGGCCATGCAGCAGCAGGCCGATGCGCTGGGCCAGGCGCTGATCACCCAGACGGCGGCCTCGGCCACCGAACTGCTGGTGTCCAACGACATCCTCAGTCTCAACGTGCTGCTCAGTAACCTGGCGAAGAACCCGCTGGTGGCCCATGCCGCCATCTACAGCGTGGACAGTCGCATCCTCGCCGAAGCGGGCCCCCGCCCGACACGCAGCGTGTTGGGCGAGACCGAGGGCCTGTATTCCACGTCCATCACCTTTCAGGAAGTGATGGCCGGGCAGTTACGCATCAGCCTGGATATGAGTCAGTTCCAGCAGCCGATGACCATCAGCCTGCAGAGCATGGGCATTCTCAGCCTGATCCTGCTGGCCCTGACGCTGTCGCTGAGCATGCGCCTGGGCCGGCATATTTCCACGCCCTTGCTGCAGATGCGCCTGTGGCTGCGCGACCCGGACGATCCGGCCCCCGGTGCAGGGCGCAACGATGAGATCGGCGACCTCGCGCGCCAGCTGCAGGCACGCCTGGTGCCGGAAAAGCCCGAACCCGAGCCGGAGCTGGATGACGAGCCGCTGCTCGACGATGTCGACGACTACCTCCCGGAAGAGAATGACGAACCAGTCGATGTTCCGCAGAAGCGCAGCACCGAGCATGAGTTCGATGAGACGGACCTGCATGAAGACGATGACGAACAGCTCAAGCCCTGGCCCGATTCGATAGAGCCCGACGATCCCTTTGCCGACCTGCGTGATGACGCCGAACCCGCAGAGCCCGCACCGGCGGCCAAGGCCCCACGCCAATCGCAGGCCAGCGCCGTGCTGGCCATTCAGCTCGGCGCCCAGGAACAACTGCGCCGCCTGCCGCGCACGCGCCTGCTGGATCTGCTGGATCGTTACCGGGGTTGCCTGGAGCAGGCCGCAGCGTTGTATCAGGGGCAGTTGCATACCCTCAAGGACGGCAGCAGCCTGATGCTGTTCCACGAGCGCGAGTGCGGCGAGGACTACCTGACTCACGCCATCTGCTGCGGCGAGCTGATGCGCGCCTTGGGCCACGCCCTGCAGATCGAAGTCGCCGACAGCGGCATCACCTTGCAATTGCAGTTGGGCCTGACCCTGGGCAGCGATCTGGAAGAGCTGGGCCAGGCCGAACTGCTGCTGAGCGACAGCGCCCTGGACGCGCTGGCATTGTCGCAGCACAGCCGCAACCTTCTGTTGGTGGAACAACGCGTCGCACAGGATGCCCTGGCACGCCAGCGCGCGCGCATCCGCCCGATCGCCAGCCCGGAAGGTGCCAGCTGCGTGGAGCGCCTGCTCGATCCTTATCCGGCGCTGTTGGAGCGACAACTCACGCGCATGCACGACAGCCGGGCGCACTGA
- the asd gene encoding archaetidylserine decarboxylase (Phosphatidylserine decarboxylase is synthesized as a single chain precursor. Generation of the pyruvoyl active site from a Ser is coupled to cleavage of a Gly-Ser bond between the larger (beta) and smaller (alpha chains). It is an integral membrane protein.): protein MKQRLFILSQYLLPHHLLSRLIGCVAECRIGWLKNPLISWFAKQYQVNMSEAQNEDLRAFEHFNAFFTRALKAGARPLDETPGAILSPADGAISQLGAIEHGRIFQAKGHSFSAVELLGGDAERAAPFMGGQFATVYLSPKDYHRVHMPLGGTLREMVYVPGRLFSVNQTTAENVPELFARNERVVCLFDTERGPMAVVLVGAMIVASVETVWAGLVTPPKRELKSTRYDAQAREPIELAKGAEMGRFKLGSTAIVLFGPNQVQWAEELGAGSAVRMGQLLGKAQG from the coding sequence ATGAAACAACGCCTCTTCATTCTCAGCCAATACCTGCTACCTCATCACCTGCTGTCGCGCCTGATCGGCTGCGTTGCCGAATGCCGTATCGGCTGGCTGAAGAATCCGCTGATCTCGTGGTTCGCCAAGCAGTACCAGGTCAACATGAGCGAGGCACAGAACGAAGATCTGCGTGCCTTCGAGCACTTCAACGCGTTCTTCACCCGCGCCCTGAAGGCTGGTGCACGGCCGCTGGACGAAACCCCCGGCGCCATTCTCAGCCCGGCCGACGGCGCCATCAGCCAACTCGGCGCCATCGAGCACGGCCGTATCTTCCAGGCCAAGGGCCACAGCTTCAGCGCGGTCGAACTGCTCGGTGGCGATGCCGAGCGCGCGGCGCCGTTCATGGGCGGTCAGTTTGCCACCGTGTACCTCTCGCCGAAGGACTACCACCGCGTCCATATGCCGCTGGGGGGCACGCTGAGAGAGATGGTCTACGTGCCGGGCCGCCTGTTTTCGGTCAACCAGACCACCGCGGAGAACGTGCCGGAACTGTTCGCCCGCAATGAGCGCGTGGTCTGTCTGTTCGACACCGAGCGCGGGCCGATGGCTGTGGTGTTGGTGGGCGCGATGATCGTCGCCAGCGTCGAGACGGTATGGGCCGGCCTGGTCACCCCGCCCAAGCGCGAACTCAAGAGCACGCGTTACGACGCACAAGCGCGTGAACCAATCGAGCTGGCCAAGGGCGCCGAAATGGGCCGCTTCAAGCTGGGCTCCACCGCCATCGTCCTGTTCGGTCCGAATCAGGTGCAGTGGGCCGAAGAACTGGGGGCCGGCAGCGCAGTGCGCATGGGCCAACTGCTCGGCAAGGCTCAGGGCTGA
- a CDS encoding aldo/keto reductase: MTTLHDLYRPLGSTGLKVSPLGLGTVKLGRDQGVKYPNGFTIPDDAQARALLNQARELGINLIDTAPAYGVSEQRLGPLLRGQRDEWVIVSKTGEEFEQGQSHFDFSPAHTRLSVERSLKRLETDRIDLVLVHSDGNDLAVLQDTGVYETLAELKREGKILAYGISGKTVEGGLLALEQGDCAMVTYNLGEQGEKPVLDYAASHAKGILIKKALASGHACLAEGVDPVRASFELIFAHPGVSSAIVGTITPAHLAANVATVAAVLQGLG, encoded by the coding sequence ATGACCACGCTGCATGACCTCTATCGCCCGCTGGGTTCCACCGGCCTGAAGGTCTCGCCGCTAGGCCTGGGCACGGTCAAACTGGGCCGCGACCAGGGCGTCAAATACCCCAACGGCTTCACCATTCCCGACGACGCCCAGGCTCGTGCCCTGCTGAATCAGGCGCGCGAGTTGGGCATCAATCTGATCGATACCGCGCCGGCCTACGGCGTCAGCGAACAGCGCCTCGGCCCGCTGTTGCGTGGCCAGCGTGATGAGTGGGTCATCGTCAGCAAGACCGGCGAGGAGTTCGAGCAGGGCCAGTCGCATTTCGATTTCTCGCCGGCGCATACGCGTCTGTCGGTCGAGCGAAGCCTCAAGCGCCTGGAGACCGACCGCATCGATCTGGTGCTGGTGCATTCCGATGGTAATGACCTGGCGGTGCTGCAAGACACCGGCGTCTACGAGACGCTGGCCGAGCTCAAGCGTGAGGGCAAGATTCTCGCCTACGGAATTTCCGGGAAGACCGTCGAGGGCGGGTTGCTGGCGCTGGAACAAGGCGACTGCGCCATGGTCACCTATAACCTCGGCGAGCAGGGCGAAAAGCCGGTATTGGACTACGCTGCCAGTCACGCCAAGGGGATTCTGATCAAGAAGGCACTGGCCAGCGGGCATGCCTGCCTGGCCGAGGGTGTCGACCCGGTGCGTGCCAGCTTCGAGCTGATCTTCGCGCATCCGGGGGTCAGCAGTGCCATCGTCGGCACCATCACGCCCGCACACCTGGCGGCCAATGTGGCGACCGTGGCAGCTGTGCTGCAAGGCCTTGGCTGA